Below is a genomic region from Hypomesus transpacificus isolate Combined female chromosome 1, fHypTra1, whole genome shotgun sequence.
AGAACAAGACGCTTAACGTGGCGTACATACAGCGTGCCAAACACCTAGGAGAAAATTGAGGGTTTGACAAAGGTCAGTCTTGGCACTTGGTTTCATTGAGACAATAATGTTCTTTCAAAGAAAATAATTAttgtaaaacatttatttttggggACTTTCTGCCGTAATTATTTTTTACAGTGACAAtctagagagacaggaaatggatggaggaagagagagagagaaaagcgcCCCAAACCTTTTTTCTCGAATAGGAAACATGATTATCAAAGTAATTATGACTGCGGTGAAGGAAGCTGGTACTCACAGTTCTTTACCAGGCTCTGAGCTGTACTTTTCTCTCACTTTCAGTAACACCTACACAAAGAGTAAAAGACACTTCTTTGAAACACAATACTTCGAACAGAATGCAATACCATGAAAACAAACATAGCCCCAAATCTATTTACTCTTCCCATTCAAATATTAGGAGTGATTACTTGTCTTTTTGCCTGTCTTACCTGAGTGAAGTAGAGATTAATGAGGCTGAGGGTGAAGAACTGCAGGCACACAGGGAAGCAGTAGAGCAGCCAATAGATGGGCGTGGGCAGGTGGTTGGCCTCCAGGGCATTGCAGAAGTAAAAGGAGAACAGAGTGGTACGAAGGGCAGCCCAAAGTAGGCataaaaacaagaaaacactctggTAGCTCCACCGCTTGTGTCGGTAAAGTAAAAGGAGCCAGAGCTGGGCATATACTACCAGAAAGAGGCTTCCATACAGAACAGTGTACAGTATGGTGATTCCAAGCTCTACTGACGGGGCAACTGCTGGATGCAGAGGGAtagggggagacagggatgaGTTGGGGGGCAATGGAGGTGTGACTGGAGCTTCCATTTATGTGCAGGCCCACTGCAAACACGTGTCACAAGTTAAACAAGCGCCTCTGTTTAAATACAATCAGCAATGTGTTCTCATAGGCTAGTGTGCACAATACACTTGCAAGCGCCTTGGTGGGTCCATTTTATGAAATAAAACAGGCTAAGAGCAAGGTTAAACACTCTTCCAAGCACATTTGACCTGTgaacacatacaaaacacagaGTTAGTTTATCAGACAGAGATAGCAAGACATCGCTCATTGGTAGCTTACGGTTCTTATCTTTGTTAACGCAGCAAGTACCAGCACTACAATGAGCAGACATCGTTATGCAATGGGGAACTCCATGTTCCCAAATGAAAGTGAAAATGTCGATGGCATTTCTTTAATGTAGCCGAATCTATTTAGACTTTAGATTTAGACAATCCTAAAAGTAATTTCGTATGACACAATCTGTCTTGCTCGATGACGTTTGCGAGTTAAGAACATCGAAGAAAACCAATGAAAAcagtgacatacactgacacagTGACAATCCTACTATTGTTCTTGGTGAAGACTATCCTTAGCTACATAGCGACTAACGTTAATCATTTCCTTTACGTTAACCTTTCGGAGTTCACTAGACTCCGAGTTCACACGACAATAAATAGTTACAAAAGATTACTGTGTAGTGTAAGTAGCTAGAGCTAGTTGTAACGCAACGTTGACGATCTAATTAAGCCTAGTATCCGCTAACTAGCTTTAATGTGTTACTTCACTATATATAAACTATTTATATATAAGATGCATTCCTATTTAAACCTTTACCTTGTCCGAAGTTATTCTGCTTCTCAACCAAGAGATTTTTGTTTACTCCTTTAATCCTTCATTTCCGTATTTGGTGACGTAGTCGATTGTGGGTGGGGCAAAAAGACTCATTTGTTTGCCGTTAACAGTCCACGCGCAGGAACTTCTCTGTTTACTTCTGAGTTTTGCGTGTTGTTAAATATATTACATCGGCAATAATTAGCTGCAGCAAAAGGTGACAACTTGTTCATTAACTATTTGAGAAAATAATTAGTGTAACGTTGCTAGCCACCCAACATTGACAAGGTTTGGCTAACAAACTAGTTAACAGTACTTTAATCAGCTTTACTGGGAATATATAAAAGAACATCCAAATATGCCAATGGAGCTACGAACCAGATCTCTCCAAAGAAACAGATCGCCAGCGAGAAGGTCTACCCGTCACAGAAGTGGGTTCCCACGTTTGGAGGTTGGTATGTTTGAATTTAGCTTAACCAAACTCTCccgccttcctcttcctgtgaaATTGCAAAGCCACGTAGTTAGCTGGCAGGCGCACAAAGTGAGCGGCCACCCATTCTCCATCCTTGTTCGTGCACCCACAACGAACACATAAGAAATCTGAAAAATGGTAAGAAACAACACAAGCCTAAATCAACTTTTAAAATGTTATGCTTAGCTAACTGAAAGCTGTTGTTATGCTTAAATTCTTTCCATGGAACAACATTACGTTTCTACCTCTGTACAAGGCTTCTAAACTGTGAAGTGCGGGCGTTTTCAGCGAACACTAATGATAACAAGACAAGTGTGTCCTGTTAACTTTCAAGTTAACTCAAGTTGTTGACTTTGTACTGCTAGGACTCGGAGTCTTTCCAGGATCAAGTGAGTGACTCCGATAGCGACAATGATAGCCGTTCACCTCAGGTACaggaggaaggcagagagagtgtCTCGCAGGAAGCCACGGTAAGGTGTTTACTTACCTACTCTTTCATTATTGTCTTCAAAGGAACATACCAAAACGAGTTAAAAATAGCAATACGGGTTGtgtaacttttttttctcaaaacaGCTAACTTTGTCAGAATTATGTCATGGGTTTGGGTGTATGTATATTTctatgtataaatgtgtgtgtgtattatagaaATTACATGTGAAATTCATTTCAACAGGGTTTGAAGGATTGTGCTGTCGTGTTGAACCGACTTAATCCTGAAGATGAAGAAAAAGAAGACCTTATCCGCAAAAGTGGAAAACAGCCTGTCTCCAGAATCCCCACTTTCCAAAGCACGCTAGCCAAGAAAAAAACCACCGGCGGCATAGAGCCAACTACTCCATCTTTTACCAAGAAAGAGGCTCAGAACCAGATGAGCCAACTCACTGGAAAAGCTAGCAGCAGTGGAGACATATCAAAATCAAAACTACCAAATATGAGAGAAACTGCTCTTATTCCACCATCCATGCTAGCAGCAACCGCGCAGCATCCAACTAGCAGCTTAGGTCAGACAATCCCTTCTGGCGATGTTCCTACGCCGGCTTTACCAAAAAAACAATCTCCATATCTGCTGACAGAGGAGGCTTCAGAAGAGCTTCATTTCATGACTGTAGACCCACGTCCAGCCCTCAGGTCAGAATCGGGGGACTATGTCCCAGACCTACCCGATGAGGCCCAATATTCTATGACTCATTACACAAATGAGAGACTTCCCTTCCAAACTGCACCAAAAGACACAGAGGAAGATTCTAAGGCACAGGTCATGTCCAGAGCTGAAAATATAGAACATTTGGAGATGTCTGATGCTAACGAGGAGGACCAAACCGATCTAAATATAGATGAGAATGTGGGGGACTGTGATGAGTTACCTCCCTGTAAGGTGGATGGATCTCTGGACATTGAGTTTGTGTTGAAGGACTGTGCTTCTGACTCCGCCTGCCTTGATGAGTCTGTCATTAAGAAGCCCAGTGTGGAGAGCTTCAGTGTGCCTGAAATGACTCGTGAGACTCAAAAGCAACCTGCCAACCATGGGAATGTTTCTGAAACACCCTGTACAGATATTACAGGGATCCTGTCAGCAGCTGGGAAAACATCCGCACCCAGAAAAGCACAGGTCAGGGGCTATGTGGCATTACGGAAaggaataaaaaaaagtttgctttGACACTACTGTGTTCAATTTCATTTTTGCTAGTTGTTTTCCCAGTTAAGTGTCAGTGTGTCTAACTCTCACTGTGACTCTCTTTTTTGCAGACATCGGGCTGCTGGAGTTTTTTACTCTTCTGCCTATTACCTTCTACTTTGCTTCTTGTTGGTGGGTTTGGTCAGCATGTCTGGCACTATGGGCCTCCATCATCAGTGTCACACTTAGTGGCTCAGTTGCAGCTCCACTGGCTGGAGGGATTTCTGATGTCACAAGAGGTGTGCAGCACAGATTGTCGGTGAGAGAGCCACATATGTCAAGtactgtttttgttttaaaagtGATGGCCTGTTTGTCTTGTGTACAAAATCAGTTGGACGTATAGTGTTTTCATGGTATAACTGTACATTTTGTAcaaaactacatttacattgtatTACTGTATTTGGCAATTTACACTACTGCTCTCTTAGAAGTTTTTCTTTGTAGGCACCATAGTggttttcaaaaaaaaattgttccctctctcccctgcagtGTCCGTCTGGTTGAGAGCATCCCTCAGGGTCTCTATCCATCAGAATCCTCCACACGCTTACCAAGCATCTACAACACCTGGATTGATCTGCTAAAGAAGGCAAACCGCTCTGTCGACATAGCTGCCTTCTATGTCACTCTCAGAGACACTGACCAAGGTTTTATTGAGCCTACTGCCTCACAGGTATCGAATGATATACATTTTGAACATTTGTTTAATGAGATAATTGTTTCAGAAATGTCATATAGCCTGTCTTGGCATAACAATTGAATGAATTCCCTTCTGGAATACATGTACCCTGCAGGGTAAAGACGTATTTAAAGAGCTGATGCAACTTCAGTCCAGAGGGCTGAAACTTCAGATAGCAGTCAATGGTCCTGAGTCTTCCTCTCAAGACACATCTGATTTGTCTGCAACAGGTAGTAGTAGTCTTTTCAATTTAGCCATCACACACCATAGAAAGCATAAACGATATACAATCTCAAATACAATATTGATAAACAGTCTAGGCAGTATAAACAAAGTCAAGTCTGTGTAGACGTAAATTATGATGGCAAAGACGCGTAATCCTTAAATATTCCTATTCTACATTCTTATTGATTTATGTACCCTTCAGAAAATACTTATATATTGTAACTCTCAAATTGATTAATGAACCATTCTAGGTAGGTAGGCAGGCTCCTTTTAAATGAAAATGTCCCACATATGTGAATTGTTGCTATAATAATTGAGAAATTGTGTGAATTATTCAAATTTAATGTAAATTATCCATGTAAATATTTGACCGTTTTAATAGGTGCTCTAAACCTATTTTATTCATCTCTATTCTTGTCCTAGGtgcagaggtcagagaggtagATCTCAATTCCATCACAGGAGGGATCGTCCACACCAAGTTATGGGTGGTTGATCAGAAACACCTTTACCTTGGGAGTGCAAACATGGACTGGCGTTCCCTTACCCAGGTCAGTTCTGACCCAGTGCTTCCACTTTGTTTTCTTCAATGCACCTGAAATCCCATTTTATACTCAACACCTTGTAGTCTGTGTAACCTGTAATTTAGTTTTAGTTCAACAACATCAGAAAGATTGTGAGGAATCAGTACTCCACACACCACAAATTACCTCCTTGAGGTATGCCTGATTTGAATTTCCTTGTTTCTTAAATCTTCTTTTCCCGTGCATTTCAGGTGAAGGAAGTTGGAATTGCTGTGGAGGACTGCAGCTGCCTGGCTCAGGACGCATCACGGATATTTGGGATATACTGGAGCATAGGCGCTCAGAAGCATGGCTTTCTACCTCCCTATTGGCCTGCTCGCTACTCTGCCCTGTCTAGCGCCGAGCAACCCCTAACTCTGAAGCTCAATGGAGTCCCTGCTCAAGTGTATCTGTCTGTGAGTTTATCAGGTTGGCTGACTGAGTCTGGTCTTTAGAACAGTCCTACTTTTCTCTTCCCTCATGTGATAACTCTGACGCGACTGAATTGGTGAAACCAAGGTTCAGCCCTGTAATCTCATCATTTCAGTGTTATCagtggagagagggtgagaaccTGTTTGAACGTTCTCATAATCTTACTCCCCTATCATGTGTATCTGTTGTTATGTTTCAGAGCGCTCCTCCCCAGATATCGGCACGGGGGCGCGCAGACGACCTCTCCGCCATTCTGTCTGTAATCGCTGACGCTCAGAAGTTTGTTTACATCTCAGTCATGGATTTTCTTCCCCTCTCAGAGTTCACTAAGCCCATCAGGTGACTTTGCGGCTCACTATGTACATCTAGCCTCACtcccagtctgtgtttgtgtgttagccAGAAATGGGATATTCACATACATATTGTGTGTCCTTAAACATATGCAATTTTAAACAAAGCaggatatattttattttatcaagAGGGACAGTGTACATTAATGaacataaaaatgtaaatgcacccaaTTATAGCCAAAAGGCTAGTTTCCATTGGCAGTCCCCTTGCCAGGGTGAAAAAGAATATACAACCCACTAATGATCACATgatcatatatacacacacacacacacactcacagtcccaCCTTCAATGTGACTTGTAATGCCCCAATTGTGAAAACATTACCCCTTGTTTgtgtaataataaaatacaaatactatAGGTTCTGGCCTGCAATTGACTCTGCTATACGGGCTTCGGCATGCACCAAGGGAGTTGAGGTAAACCTGCTGGTGAGCTGCTGGGCGCACTCCCGAAGCTCCATGTTTGTGTTCCTGCAGTCTCTGACCGtcctcaacaccccccccctgaAGTGCAACATCAACGTGGTATGTTGGATGTCCTCGTCATTTTTAGTAGTGTTTTCTTCGACTGATCATGTACTATATTGACCTTTGTGTGGATATGAATGTGCTGAAAAATATTTGACCTATTAGAGGGCAATGTTGGACTACCTTTTTATTCAGATCCGCATGAAGATTTCATATGGGGAGTAAAGAATATAGATTTAATTTTATAGCCTGAAACACGTGCTGAAACACTTGGAGTACATTCACTTGATTTTGATTCACCTCCAGAGTGTCTAGTTGGGGTATATATTGTCATTATCATGGTTGGTGTTTTACAGAAAGTCTTTGAAGTGCCCTCCACATCTGAGCAGAAGAAAATACCATTTGCCCGTGTTAACCATGCAAAGTACATGGTTACAGACAGAGTTGTCTACATAGGTACTTTATATCAATGTTCCAAAACAATTACTTCTTCTTATGAGATCAACTAGACCAGGGGTCTCCAACCTTGTTCCTGAGGTAGGCAGGTTTACCTACATGCAGGTAAACCTGCATGTATGTTTTTGCTCCAATACTAATCCAGCACGTCTGATTCTAATAATTATGTAGTTGATAAGGTGTCTACTGTTGAATCAGTTCAAATAAGTATGGTTGGAGAAAAAAGCAACAGGCatgtagctctccaggaacaggtttGGACACCCCTGAACTAGACTGAGCATGGTTGACATCCAATGTGGATGTGACATCCAAATACTGATATCAGCTGCTGTTCTCTTGTTATACAGGGACTTCAAACTGGTCAGAGAACTACTTTACtcagactgcaggtgtgggaTTGGTGGTGAACCATACTGGTTCTGGAATGAGTGAAGGCCAGAGCACTTTGCAGAGCCAACTGCAAGAGGTTTTCCAAAGGGACTGGACATCGGAAAATGCTAGACATCTGTCAAATGATGATGTCAAGAACTGTGGAAGACGATGAACAATATTATGCCAGCAAAAACGAACCATGTTGGCTTTCTCCTATACTGTATTTGACCTCTGTATCGTTGTAAAGTTGCTTTACATTCACTTCACGTCATCTCTTTATTTAATTTTTGGTGCTTTTTTCACAATTGGTGTTTTACTGTATACATGTTTCCATACAGCTATGATGTCATTTtttatacactttttttttttgacagatGTAATTCTTCACCATTCTTCTTAAGCTTCTTTGACGATACCTTATGGCAGACGTACAATGTACTTGTACGtcaaataaaactcaaaatcaAATAAACTATTTCTGTGTTTGACAAAGTTGTGTTTCCCATGAAATGTCAATAGAATTAATAATTTGACAAGATATTTGAGATTTTATTGAAAAGTTGCCACTTTTTTCACCAAAAATAATTATGGTAAGTCGCTATTATAGATTTCTTCTTGCAGTACTGTGGTACTGTGTCATAAAAAATGCATGGTTTCGTGGAACCCATTATTACAAAGTTAGCTTTTTACCCCTACCACACTATATTCCCATCTATAACATTATGGTTATAAATTACATTTCGGGGTCAGAAATAGTAAATTGCATTTTGTGTCTACAGTCTTTGAGATATAGACAAATAATGTGCATTGTGCAAATGCATAAGTAATTTgtgtgcttttattttgaaaaaacgCGACAATTTGTGACCTGGAAGTACTTCAGTAAACAATATAATTACAAGTAAAAAAATTAGCGGGGCGGTAGGAAGTGTTGGCCAACATTTTTTGACTTTTGTGAACAAAGGACTTGATAAATGTTTTATCATGTGAGTAGTTTGTGGTCATGTCGTACGCGAGGTAACTGGCCTAACTTTAGCCAACTAGAGTTGCTAATGGTTGCCGAAGTTCTGTTGGCTATTTAGTGCTAACTTTGATACAGCAATGCTAGCATTGCTTGTTCCAGCGTTTCACATGTCGATCAAAAAGTTAAAATCGATCTTATATGTTTGTAGTTGCGATCTTGACTAGTAAATAGTGGAAACCCACTATTAACTGTTAGCACGATATTGCATTCACAACCTAGGTAGGCTACTCACATTCTAACATTGTAGGCTGCCATTGCTGATTTTTGGCTTGCTAAACAGTAATGCCATTACTGTTTACCTGTCAGGTCAAAACGGCTAACTGTACTGCTACCATTAGTTTTGACCTGCAAGCTATTGAGCTTTAAACATGGAATACTACCACGCTTTACTTACGGTttaaattcattcattcatagatATCCCTGGAGCATGAAATCCTGCTCCATCCACGGTACTTTGGTCCAAACCTTTTAAACACTGTAAAACAGAAGCTTTTTACAGAAGTGGAGGGAACATGCACAGGAAAGTGAGTAAGATTCGGCGAGCATCACACATTTTGGTGGTGGTCTTGTTTATCTGTCAATATATATTCAGCAACAGCACATCAGGAAAACTGCACTTGCTCATTCATGTCTTATTTGCAGGTATGGCTTTGTCATTGCTGTCACCACCATTGACAACATTGGGGCTGGAGTTATACAGCCAGGCAGGGGGTTTGTCCTGTACCCTGTCAAGTACAAGGCCATTGTGTTCCGCCCATTCAAAGGAGAAGTTGTAGATGCTGTGGTCACTCAGGTCAATAAAGTAAGTGTAAAGCTGCCATTAACTATTCCTATCAGTCAGGTTTGAAACATGGAGTAACAAAATGCAAGGCATGTACAGATGTGCTCTAAGGTTGTCCAACTATATATTAGGTTGAGGGTCCCATCATTTTAGTCCATGgcattttcatttgttttatcATTTAATTATTAGATTAGATTGTGTTGGAAAACAAGAAACTCAAAAGCAAAGTCTGATTTATATTAAATATGGAATAGACAATGGTGGATGTAAATTACTTTAGTCTGTTTAAAATTGTgaatatttagtttttttttgtggagGGGTACCAGCAAATTTGAGCATGTCTCTGTATTTATTATTCCATTATAAAGGGTGAACAAAGTGGTCATTAGGCCCCAATACAGTTAGGTCATATTAACTGATATGGTCTGTCAAAGCCAAGAAATGGCTTCTTAACATATGACCCTTTATAGATGTTTTActgatgtttttctttttttctttatcaGGTTGGACTGTTCACAGAAATTGGCCCAATGTCCTGTTTCATTTCTCGCCATGTAAGTCAAAATCAGTGACTCCGTTTATTGCTCAAGTAAAATCTTGCAACTGAAAAAGCAGcaaaatacatacataacaATTAACTTCCTGTTATAAACACGGCTAAACCCAGAAATGCAACTGCGGGTGGGTGGTATTTAAACTGAGGACAAAATTCAACCCATTCACCTCATTACTACTTATTTCTTAAACTAAAGTTTTTCCTTTTGCAGTCAATTCCTTCTGAAATGGAGTTTGACCCCAACTCAAATCCACCTTGCTATAAAACAGTTGATGAGGTAAGGTCTAGCTGGTCTGTGCATGGCTGACAGTGTTGGTGTGAGTTTTGAGAGATTGTAGATTAATAAATAATCTTGCAAAGTTAATTTCAATAATTTGAATGTCTTTTTTCCCTTTAGGACATTGTGATCCAGCAGGATGATGAGATTCGTCTCAAGATTGTGGGCACAAGAGTGGATAAGAATGATATAGTAAGTATACTGTCAAACCAACACAAACCATTGATATACAATGAAATACAGATTATTTAAGTATTGGGAGATATGAAAAACAAGCATAAATTTATGCTTGAATTTCACACAATTCAGGACAATCATTTCATGTTTCTGACCCATTTTTTTTCAGTTTGCCATTGGATCCCTCATGGATGATTATCTGGGTATGTTAAAAAATATCTAATACTTTTTTGGAGGGGGTCTAGGGCTCTCAGGCTATAGCTAACCTAGACCCATCTAAAGGATGTCCTGGCCAGATAGTGTAATAAAATAACCGATTCCTTAATTCTATGTTTTCTGTTTTTTCCCTGACAGGTCTTGTCAGTTGATGTACCCGAAGGCGTGTGTTGACATACGACTATAAACAAGATGTTACAAAGTTCCTAATTGTATTGTCAATATGAATATTGTTCTACACTGAGAATGTGGTGATCAGAGTTACCGTTGATTCCTGTAGTGCAAAGGAATAGTAAATGATGTTACTATCTAAACATAACATGATACATTTTTGTTAACAACTAATGAATGTGTATGGATTAAATAACCTAATATGGGCACATTTGACAGTTTAAAACTTTGATTGAAGCATGTTATAAAGTGACAGAACTGATATTACAAAAATTTTCTAACTTTTCGCTGGAATATAATTTACCACATTTTtggatatttacatttaataaatgtagtttttttttaaggttgTGTAAGACTTTTGAATAAACAGTCAATTGTATTAGATGAAGACTTTTATGAAGATTATCAtgtctgtttatttattttttatgtgtttGTATAAGCAGCGATCCATACAAgagaataatattttttatgGTACTGACAAGGACACAACTCATACAATGTTTACTAAAAGTGCATACATGTTTATTTTTACATGTAGGCTACTGAACTTGAGGAAACTAGTGTACTAAAGATTTTCCTGTCCAACTCATCAAACACATTTGATTCAAATAATTAATCAGATTGTCTATTTTGTGTTAATTTAATAATGGTTAAAACAATTTTAAAAAAAGTTGCTATAAAGGGGAAGGGCGCCAAAATACTAAAAtattaaaatatgtattttaaaCGATTTGTAAATGTGTATACATTACGTTTCATTCCAGCGACGCTGGAGAGGTTCGTTAGTAAATACGTCATTGCGGTGCGCCCTCGctcttcctttctctcgtcCTGAAGATGGCGGCAGGGGTGAGTAAGATGGAGAGATACTCAGGCAGCGTGAACTTATTTGTGTTTCCTGATACAATCCAATGGATATCTACCCAATCTTACACTCTATACCATATGTTTGTTCGTCTTTAACACCCCTCGAACATAATAGCAACTTTACCAGTCAGATTTATCACAGAAATATGCTGAAAATTGCCCCAGCCATTAAAGTGTTGACGTAGCGTTCAAGCTATCGAATGACGC
It encodes:
- the pld7 gene encoding 5'-3' exonuclease PLD3 isoform X3, with product MDSESFQDQVSDSDSDNDSRSPQVQEEGRESVSQEATGLKDCAVVLNRLNPEDEEKEDLIRKSGKQPVSRIPTFQSTLAKKKTTGGIEPTTPSFTKKEAQNQMSQLTGKASSSGDISKSKLPNMRETALIPPSMLAATAQHPTSSLGQTIPSGDVPTPALPKKQSPYLLTEEASEELHFMTVDPRPALRSESGDYVPDLPDEAQYSMTHYTNERLPFQTAPKDTEEDSKAQVMSRAENIEHLEMSDANEEDQTDLNIDENVGDCDELPPCKVDGSLDIEFVLKDCASDSACLDESVIKKPSVESFSVPEMTRETQKQPANHGNVSETPCTDITGILSAAGKTSAPRKAQTSGCWSFLLFCLLPSTLLLVGGFGQHVWHYGPPSSVSHLVAQLQLHWLEGFLMSQEVCSTDCRVRLVESIPQGLYPSESSTRLPSIYNTWIDLLKKANRSVDIAAFYVTLRDTDQGFIEPTASQGKDVFKELMQLQSRGLKLQIAVNGPESSSQDTSDLSATGSAEVREVDLNSITGGIVHTKLWVVDQKHLYLGSANMDWRSLTQVKEVGIAVEDCSCLAQDASRIFGIYWSIGAQKHGFLPPYWPARYSALSSAEQPLTLKLNGVPAQVYLSSAPPQISARGRADDLSAILSVIADAQKFVYISVMDFLPLSEFTKPIRFWPAIDSAIRASACTKGVEVNLLVSCWAHSRSSMFVFLQSLTVLNTPPLKCNINVKVFEVPSTSEQKKIPFARVNHAKYMVTDRVVYIGTSNWSENYFTQTAGVGLVVNHTGSGMSEGQSTLQSQLQEVFQRDWTSENARHLSNDDVKNCGRR
- the polr2g gene encoding DNA-directed RNA polymerase II subunit RPB7, with the translated sequence MFYHISLEHEILLHPRYFGPNLLNTVKQKLFTEVEGTCTGKYGFVIAVTTIDNIGAGVIQPGRGFVLYPVKYKAIVFRPFKGEVVDAVVTQVNKVGLFTEIGPMSCFISRHSIPSEMEFDPNSNPPCYKTVDEDIVIQQDDEIRLKIVGTRVDKNDIFAIGSLMDDYLGLVS
- the pld7 gene encoding 5'-3' exonuclease PLD3 isoform X4 → MSQLTGKASSSGDISKSKLPNMRETALIPPSMLAATAQHPTSSLGQTIPSGDVPTPALPKKQSPYLLTEEASEELHFMTVDPRPALRSESGDYVPDLPDEAQYSMTHYTNERLPFQTAPKDTEEDSKAQVMSRAENIEHLEMSDANEEDQTDLNIDENVGDCDELPPCKVDGSLDIEFVLKDCASDSACLDESVIKKPSVESFSVPEMTRETQKQPANHGNVSETPCTDITGILSAAGKTSAPRKAQTSGCWSFLLFCLLPSTLLLVGGFGQHVWHYGPPSSVSHLVAQLQLHWLEGFLMSQEVCSTDCRVRLVESIPQGLYPSESSTRLPSIYNTWIDLLKKANRSVDIAAFYVTLRDTDQGFIEPTASQGKDVFKELMQLQSRGLKLQIAVNGPESSSQDTSDLSATGSAEVREVDLNSITGGIVHTKLWVVDQKHLYLGSANMDWRSLTQVKEVGIAVEDCSCLAQDASRIFGIYWSIGAQKHGFLPPYWPARYSALSSAEQPLTLKLNGVPAQVYLSSAPPQISARGRADDLSAILSVIADAQKFVYISVMDFLPLSEFTKPIRFWPAIDSAIRASACTKGVEVNLLVSCWAHSRSSMFVFLQSLTVLNTPPLKCNINVKVFEVPSTSEQKKIPFARVNHAKYMVTDRVVYIGTSNWSENYFTQTAGVGLVVNHTGSGMSEGQSTLQSQLQEVFQRDWTSENARHLSNDDVKNCGRR
- the pld7 gene encoding 5'-3' exonuclease PLD3 isoform X1; protein product: MPMELRTRSLQRNRSPARRSTRHRSGFPRLEDSESFQDQVSDSDSDNDSRSPQVQEEGRESVSQEATGLKDCAVVLNRLNPEDEEKEDLIRKSGKQPVSRIPTFQSTLAKKKTTGGIEPTTPSFTKKEAQNQMSQLTGKASSSGDISKSKLPNMRETALIPPSMLAATAQHPTSSLGQTIPSGDVPTPALPKKQSPYLLTEEASEELHFMTVDPRPALRSESGDYVPDLPDEAQYSMTHYTNERLPFQTAPKDTEEDSKAQVMSRAENIEHLEMSDANEEDQTDLNIDENVGDCDELPPCKVDGSLDIEFVLKDCASDSACLDESVIKKPSVESFSVPEMTRETQKQPANHGNVSETPCTDITGILSAAGKTSAPRKAQTSGCWSFLLFCLLPSTLLLVGGFGQHVWHYGPPSSVSHLVAQLQLHWLEGFLMSQEVCSTDCRVRLVESIPQGLYPSESSTRLPSIYNTWIDLLKKANRSVDIAAFYVTLRDTDQGFIEPTASQGKDVFKELMQLQSRGLKLQIAVNGPESSSQDTSDLSATGSAEVREVDLNSITGGIVHTKLWVVDQKHLYLGSANMDWRSLTQVKEVGIAVEDCSCLAQDASRIFGIYWSIGAQKHGFLPPYWPARYSALSSAEQPLTLKLNGVPAQVYLSSAPPQISARGRADDLSAILSVIADAQKFVYISVMDFLPLSEFTKPIRFWPAIDSAIRASACTKGVEVNLLVSCWAHSRSSMFVFLQSLTVLNTPPLKCNINVKVFEVPSTSEQKKIPFARVNHAKYMVTDRVVYIGTSNWSENYFTQTAGVGLVVNHTGSGMSEGQSTLQSQLQEVFQRDWTSENARHLSNDDVKNCGRR
- the pld7 gene encoding 5'-3' exonuclease PLD3 isoform X2 — translated: MPMELRTRSLQRNRSPARRSTRHRSGFPRLEDSESFQDQVSDSDSDNDSRSPQVQEEGRESVSQEATGLKDCAVVLNRLNPEDEEKEDLIRKSGKQPVSRIPTFQSTLAKKKTTGGIEPTTPSFTKKEAQNQMSQLTGKASSSGDISKSKLPNMRETALIPPSMLAATAQHPTSSLGQTIPSGDVPTPALPKKQSPYLLTEEASEELHFMTVDPRPALRSESGDYVPDLPDEAQYSMTHYTNERLPFQTAPKDTEEDSKAQVMSRAENIEHLEMSDANEEDQTDLNIDENVGDCDELPPCKVDGSLDIEFVLKDCASDSACLDESVIKKPSVESFSVPEMTRETQKQPANHGNVSETPCTDITGILSAAGKTSAPRKAQTSGCWSFLLFCLLPSTLLLVGGFGQHVWHYGPPSSVSHLVAQLQLHWLEGFLMSQEVCSTDCRVRLVESIPQGLYPSESSTRLPSIYNTWIDLLKKANRSVDIAAFYVTLRDTDQGFIEPTASQGKDVFKELMQLQSRGLKLQIAVNGPESSSQDTSDLSATGAEVREVDLNSITGGIVHTKLWVVDQKHLYLGSANMDWRSLTQVKEVGIAVEDCSCLAQDASRIFGIYWSIGAQKHGFLPPYWPARYSALSSAEQPLTLKLNGVPAQVYLSSAPPQISARGRADDLSAILSVIADAQKFVYISVMDFLPLSEFTKPIRFWPAIDSAIRASACTKGVEVNLLVSCWAHSRSSMFVFLQSLTVLNTPPLKCNINVKVFEVPSTSEQKKIPFARVNHAKYMVTDRVVYIGTSNWSENYFTQTAGVGLVVNHTGSGMSEGQSTLQSQLQEVFQRDWTSENARHLSNDDVKNCGRR